Proteins encoded by one window of Cloeon dipterum chromosome 4, ieCloDipt1.1, whole genome shotgun sequence:
- the LOC135942262 gene encoding uncharacterized protein LOC135942262, with the protein MPRLRKRISPIEGDSLNDGTNSVEIQAPVVNSGPSNHRRGSGAAPQQNVCGQYRIICSSKRVSEDRVHELRAEIQHELNLTGAAEIVERVSRRRRGELNLEAQEETNEANEEAGLMGQNQHGDDAEEEEEEVVAGEENQIDLRLNVDFQNYRSRYENAVMNAVPRIPKIPSNSSANECVARMNPLAVCSVLGIRVNEEPTVPREEAETTSIPRWVRKIEKRINGFRKDISYVQAFLRYRFSSGRRVIRNVKRILLTMQLSLSSPTANRRLMGKCEYLKQRIAALGSRIRRFNESSKRREEKMFRENRKQFFRKLEGQKQVEGEMPSKESLQEFWAGIWSDPKEHDEGSSWIGDVKGKCEDLTQMEKVVIGVDDV; encoded by the exons ATGCCCCGATTGAGAAAGAGAATTTCACCCATTGAGGGTGACTCACTGAATGATGGCACTAATTCAGTTGAGATTCAAGCGCCCGTGGTAAATAGTGGACCCTCGAACCATCGGCGAGGGAGCGGCGCTGCACCAC AGCAGAATGTTTGTGGCCAGTATAGGATTATTTGTTCTAGCAAAAGGGTTTCTGAAGACAGGGTTCATGAGTTGAGGGCTGAGATCCAGCATGAATTGAACTTGACAGGTGCTGCCGAAATAGTTGAAAGAGTTTCACGAAGGAGAAGAGGAGAGTTAAATTTAGAAGCACAGGAAGAAACAAACGAGGCAAATGAAGAAGCAGGTTTGATGGGTCAAAACCAGCATGGAGATGAtgcagaagaagaagaagaagaagtggtTGCTGGAGAAGAAAATCAGATAGATTTAAGACTTAATGTTGATTTTCAGAATTACAGGTCACGGTACGAGAATGCAGTCATGAATGCTGTTCCGAGAATCCCAAAGATACCGTCAAACAGTTCGGCTAATGAATGTGTTGCTAGAATGAATC CATTAGCAGTTTGTAGTGTGCTGGGTATTAGGGTGAATGAGGAGCCAACAGTGCCAAGGGAGGAAGCTGAAACAACGTCTATACCAAGATGGGTTAGGAAAATTGAGAAGAGAATCAATGGTTTTAGGAAAGACATTTCTTATGTCCAGGCCTTCTTGAGGTACAGGTTTTCTTCGGGAAGGAGGGTGATAAGAAATGTGAAAAGAATTCTGCTGACTATGCAGCTGTCTTTGAGTTCTCCAACAGCAAATAGGAGGTTGATGGGGAAGTGCGAATACTTGAAACAGAGAATTGCAGCTTTGGGGAGCAGAATACGTAGGTTCAACGAATCTTCGAAGAGGAGAGAAGAGAAGATGTTTAGGGAAAATAGAAAGCAGTTTTTCAGGAAACTAGAGGGGCAAAAGCAGGTGGAAGGAGAAATGCCATCGAAGGAAAGTTTGCAGGAATTCTGGGCAGGAATTTGGTCGGATCCAAAAGAGCATGATGAAGGTTCTTCGTGGATAGGAGATGTGAAGGGGAAATGTGAAGATTTGACACAGATGGAGAAGGTCGTTATTGGAGTAGATGATGTGTAA
- the LOC135942263 gene encoding uncharacterized protein LOC135942263: MNPLSMLINDLKCGYKMSEVPAGLISHQLYLDDLKLYAGNKRQLKKMLEEVEKFSDTIKMEFGLEKCAAVHVKKGKVVEGAEVLELLNGEVIDSLEEGGSYKYLGMQQLLQINSSDVRKLVEKRVLARVRKVCKTYLSGRSKIAAINSWAIPVAVYSFGVLKWSKSSLQALDRKIRVTLTKFRLHHPRSSIQRLNIPRKEGGRCLLCLEVMCARQCEQLRHYFVQNRSEFVEVIQEKNLAFGALDLVSVDPVEFPLMSLEDRKQEWRGKELHGRFLRVLESQNVDKEWSTEWLRTSGIFGETEGFILSIQDEVICTRGYQRHVMRQDVSDRCRLCRVQNESIQHVCGGCSVLAPREYLERHNNVAKVVHQALAKSLKLQEEEQPYYRCKPPQVMEAGGVRLLWDSEMVTDRAVEANRPDIVVIDQRKKEGLIIDIAVPLDANVERTVVEKKRKYQPLAVELKEIYNLGKINVVPVVISTNGVVLKDWKKLMETLPLTTNHLKLMQKAAVLGTANIVRKTLAL, from the coding sequence ATGAATCCTCTGAGCATGCTGATCAACGATCTCAAGTGCGGTTATAAAATGTCTGAAGTGCCAGCAGGTCTAATATCTCACCAGTTATATTTAGATGATTTGAAGCTCTACGCAGGCAACAAAAGGCAGCTGAAGAAAATGTTGGAAGAAGTAGAAAAGTTTAGTGACACGATCAAAATGGAATTTGGTTTAGAGAAGTGCGCTGCTGTTCATGTTAAGAAAGGGAAAGTGGTTGAAGGAGCAGAAGTTTTAGAGTTGCTGAATGGAGAGGTCATTGATTCTTTGGAAGAAGGGGGTAGCTACAAGTATTTGGGTATGCAGCAGCTTTTGCAGATCAATAGCAGTGATGTCAGAAAGTTGGTGGAGAAGAGGGTATTGGCTAGAGTTCGAAAGGTCTGCAAGACATATTTGTCAGGGAGGAGCAAGATCGCAGCGATTAATTCATGGGCGATTCCAGTTGCTGTGTACAGTTTTGGAGTCTTGAAATGGTCAAAGTCTTCATTGCAAGCATTAGATAGGAAGATTCGAGTCACCTTAACCAAGTTTAGGCTTCATCATCCACGAAGTTCAATCCAGCGATTGAACATCCCGAGGAAAGAAGGAGGACGATGTCTTCTATGTTTAGAGGTCATGTGTGCTAGGCAATGTGAACAGTTGAGGCACTATTTTGTGCAAAACAGGTCAGAGTTTGTCGAAGTGATTCAAGAAAAGAACTTGGCGTTTGGTGCGCTTGATCTCGTCTCGGTGGATCCCGTTGAGTTTCCCCTGATGAGTTTGGAAGACAGGAAGCAGGAATGGCGAGGAAAGGAGTTGCATGGTCGTTTTCTTCGGGTGCTGGAATCTCAGAATGTAGACAAGGAATGGTCAACTGAGTGGCTTAGAACTTCGGGTATTTTTGGTGAGACTGAAGGTTTTATTCTTAGCATTCAAGATGAGGTGATTTGCACTCGAGGTTACCAGAGGCATGTCATGCGCCAGGATGTCTCTGATAGGTGTCGATTATGTAGGGTACAGAACGAATCGATTCAACATGTTTGCGGAGGATGCAGTGTCCTGGCTCCCAGGGAGTATCTTGAGCGGCATAACAATGTCGCGAAGGTGGTGCATCAAGCGCTCGCTAAAAGCCTCAAATTACAGGAGGAAGAGCAGCCCTATTACAGATGCAAGCCACCGCAGGTCATGGAAGCTGGAGGAGTGCGTCTTCTTTGGGACTCGGAGATGGTGACTGACCGAGCAGTCGAGGCCAACAGACCGGACATCGTCGTCATTGACCAACGGAAGAAAGAAGGCCTGATCATCGACATCGCCGTGCCTTTGGATGCCAATGTGGAGAGAACCGTCGtcgaaaaaaagagaaagtaTCAGCCGCTTGCAGTGGAGTTGAAGGAAATCTACAACCTGGGGAAAATCAACGTGGTTCCTGTTGTCATTTCTACAAATGGAGTTGTGCTCAAAGACTGGAAGAAGCTGATGGAGACATTGCCGCTGACAACAAACCACCTCAAGCTGATGCAGAAAGCTGCAGTACTTGGAACTGCCAACATCGTCAGGAAGACTCTCGCACTTTAA
- the LOC135942261 gene encoding putative ankyrin repeat protein RF_0381, whose translation MPPGNPLKTQKLKVGASSLMDAALNFDVRKCKNLVDNGADFKEKTKEHGVSVVHFAAANKKHGVELVKYFASLGCKVDAKDSEGEEPIDYAIREEAFAVAKEILTLINPSFNLLQYCAIQSNLVAAKRVHDLYPKLANELISEGLSIIHFAAYFADRRMCKWLIDEVGVGVHSRSTETKRTVLYYVSFNKSVNLKSLFGETPILLAIKAGNVCAVEKLCQLGADLSVTYNGVNLVHQCIYLDNLDVAKLLRSFSDTLVSVKTPNVGKTALHVAAELGNDRFCEWLVEEEGVNVKDKTAKGETAADLVPWCNLHLLKYLKNSTFK comes from the exons ATGCCTCCCGGAAACCCGCTAAAAACTCAAAAGCTTAAGGTAGGCGCATCTTCGTTGATGGATGCAGCATTGAACTTTGACGTGAGGAAGTGCAAAAATCTTGTGGATAATGGTGccgattttaaagaaaagacCAAAGAACACGGCGTCTCCGTGGTGCACTTCGCAGCCGCGAATAAGAAACACGGGGTCGAGCTGGTCAAATATTTCGCGTCTCTTGGCTGTAAAGTAGATGCGAAAGACTCAGAAGGAGAGGAGCCCATTGACTACGCCATCAGAGAAGAAGCTTTCGCGGTCGCAAAGGAAATTCTCACGCTGATTAATCCTTCCTTCAACCTCTTGCAATATTGTGCAATCCAGAGCAACTTGGTAGCTGCCAAAAGGGTGCACGATTTGTACCCAAAACTTGCCAACGAGTTGATCTCTGAAGGACTAAGCATTATTCACTTTGCAGCATACTTTGCTGATCGACGTATGTGTAAATGGCTGATTGACGAAGTGGGCGTTGGCGTTCATTCCAGGAGTACTGAAACAAAAAGGACAGTCTTGTATTACGTTAGCTTCAACAAG AGTGTGAACCTGAAATCTCTTTTTGGAGAGACACCAATTCTCCTCGCTATCAAAGCAGGAAATGTCTGCGCCGTAGAGAAATTGTGCCAACTCGGCGCCGACTTGTCAGTCACATATAATGGGGTCAATTTAGTGCACCAGTGCATCTATCTCGACAACCTGGATGTCGCCAAGTTGCTGCGCAGTTTCAGTGATACTCTGGTCTCCGTAAAAACGCCAAACGTCGGGAAAACCGCGCTTCATGTTGCAGCGGAGTTGGGAAATGATCGATTTTGCGAGTGGCTTGTCGAGGAAGAAGGTGTCAACGTGAAGGACAAGACAGCCAAGGGAGAGACTGCCGCCGACCTAGTTCCTTGGTGCAACCTTCATCTCCTGAAATACctcaaaaattcaactttcaaATAG